The Chitinophagales bacterium genome includes a region encoding these proteins:
- a CDS encoding VWA domain-containing protein has translation MLKFGHSAYFVLLLIIPILILIYFVSIKQKDKLLNIFGDNKFVAKMFNGKNNKRTIIKFTLLIVAIAFIILALTSPQMGTKEEKVQRKGIDVVICLDLSKSMLAEDVLPNRLRKAKLLMQEMLSKLDGDRVGLVVFAGNAYLQMPLTVDYSSLLLYLRALNTNAIPTQGTALGEALEEAEKAFNTKDDKYKSIILISDGEDHQQDAIDYAKDVSKKGTKIITVGVGTTQGGTIPFYNQNEVKIGEKKDANGEVVVSKLNEKMLKELADAGKGHYYILDNANQVADFISKDIAKMETKTINDKVFTNFVEQYQYFLAFGLLLIFVDVFIKYKKD, from the coding sequence ATGTTAAAATTCGGACATAGTGCATATTTTGTTTTATTATTAATAATTCCAATATTAATATTAATATACTTTGTTTCGATTAAACAAAAAGATAAATTATTAAATATTTTTGGTGATAATAAGTTTGTAGCAAAAATGTTTAATGGTAAAAATAACAAACGCACCATTATAAAATTTACTTTACTCATAGTAGCTATTGCTTTTATTATTCTTGCACTCACTTCGCCACAAATGGGAACGAAAGAAGAAAAAGTACAACGAAAAGGTATTGATGTAGTGATTTGTTTAGATTTGTCGAAAAGTATGTTGGCTGAAGATGTTTTGCCAAACAGACTAAGAAAAGCGAAACTTTTAATGCAAGAAATGCTTAGTAAGCTAGATGGCGATAGAGTTGGTTTAGTTGTTTTTGCAGGAAATGCTTATTTGCAAATGCCTTTAACAGTCGATTATTCTTCTTTGTTATTGTATTTAAGAGCATTAAACACTAATGCCATTCCTACGCAAGGCACAGCACTTGGCGAAGCATTAGAAGAAGCAGAGAAAGCATTTAATACTAAAGATGATAAATATAAATCTATTATATTAATTTCTGATGGAGAAGATCATCAGCAAGATGCAATAGATTATGCTAAAGATGTAAGTAAAAAAGGTACAAAAATTATTACAGTTGGTGTAGGAACAACACAAGGTGGCACCATTCCTTTTTATAATCAAAATGAAGTAAAAATAGGCGAGAAGAAAGATGCTAATGGAGAAGTAGTTGTATCTAAACTCAATGAAAAAATGTTGAAAGAGTTGGCAGACGCAGGCAAAGGTCATTACTACATCTTAGACAATGCAAACCAAGTAGCTGATTTTATTTCAAAAGATATTGCTAAAATGGAAACCAAAACAATTAACGATAAAGTATTTACCAATTTCGTAGAACAATATCAATATTTCTTAGCATTTGGTTTATTGTTGATATTTGTAGATGTTTTTATAAAATATAAAAAAGATTAA
- a CDS encoding tetratricopeptide repeat protein: protein MFDIENIKAKFKVHKKSLALVFIGKSALKLIVAFVLLSPNFSIAESVNNIIRKGNKAYHQSKYNEATEKYSSALEKEPNNAIANFNQADAIYQLGEYKQAQEYFKGIANSTNNSEIKFKSKFNLGNSLYKQEQYEESVRAYKDALKINPKDEDAKYNLMMAMAKLKKQQQNQDKNKDNKNDKQNQDKNKDQQKQQQQQNQDQKNQQDKQQQQQQGNQNQEEKEQQQKQQQQQQGQLSQEEAQRLLDALESEEGKVQQKINQQQKNGKKVKVQKDW from the coding sequence ATGTTTGATATAGAAAATATAAAAGCAAAATTTAAAGTCCATAAAAAATCATTAGCATTGGTTTTTATAGGAAAGTCTGCTTTAAAATTAATAGTAGCATTCGTCTTGTTGTCGCCAAATTTTTCTATTGCAGAAAGTGTCAACAACATCATTAGAAAAGGCAATAAAGCATATCATCAATCTAAGTATAATGAAGCAACAGAAAAATACAGTAGTGCTTTAGAAAAAGAACCAAACAATGCTATTGCCAATTTCAACCAAGCAGATGCTATTTATCAATTAGGAGAATACAAACAAGCACAAGAATATTTTAAAGGCATTGCCAATAGTACAAACAACAGCGAAATTAAATTCAAATCTAAATTTAATTTAGGAAATAGTTTATATAAACAAGAGCAATACGAAGAAAGTGTAAGAGCGTATAAAGATGCTTTGAAAATAAATCCGAAAGATGAAGATGCTAAATACAATTTAATGATGGCAATGGCAAAGTTGAAAAAGCAACAACAAAATCAAGACAAAAACAAAGACAATAAAAACGATAAACAAAACCAAGATAAGAATAAAGACCAACAAAAACAGCAGCAACAACAAAATCAAGATCAAAAAAATCAACAAGATAAACAACAGCAACAACAGCAAGGCAATCAAAATCAAGAAGAGAAAGAACAACAACAAAAACAGCAACAACAACAACAAGGACAGTTAAGTCAAGAAGAAGCTCAACGATTGCTAGATGCTTTAGAAAGTGAAGAAGGAAAAGTGCAACAGAAAATAAATCAGCAACAAAAAAATGGTAAGAAAGTAAAAGTTCAAAAAGATTGGTAG
- a CDS encoding DUF58 domain-containing protein — MQTAIIVIVGLIIVSIIIYIDNLLLAKKKNIVDITIDNTQKTSDLLKKVRKIEIKTKGITNHIFSGEYHSKFKGRGMSFSEVREYQYGDDIRNIDWNVTARFHQPFVKVFEEERELTVMLLVDVSKSSFIGTNKQTKKEIIAEICAVIAFSAINNNDKVGLLFFSDQTELYIAPQKGKKHILRLIRELLDYQPKSGQTNIAKTLEGFNNKMRKKSIVFILSDFLLDDYFDSLSHLAKKHDVVGIKVYDQLDEAIPNIGLLQVHDVESGHEVWLDTNNKTMLNEYKDKANAYQTYFEQSFGKAGADKIEIKTGEPYIYKLMKFFKGR; from the coding sequence ATGCAAACTGCCATTATTGTCATAGTAGGATTAATTATAGTATCAATTATTATATATATTGACAATTTATTATTGGCTAAAAAAAAGAATATAGTTGATATTACTATTGACAATACGCAAAAAACTTCCGACTTATTAAAAAAGGTTCGCAAAATAGAAATTAAAACCAAAGGCATTACCAATCATATTTTTTCAGGCGAATATCACTCTAAGTTCAAAGGAAGAGGAATGTCGTTTAGCGAAGTAAGAGAATATCAATATGGCGATGATATTAGAAATATCGACTGGAATGTTACTGCACGATTTCATCAACCATTTGTAAAAGTGTTTGAAGAAGAAAGAGAACTTACCGTAATGTTGTTGGTCGATGTTAGTAAATCTTCTTTTATAGGAACCAACAAACAAACCAAAAAAGAAATCATTGCAGAAATTTGTGCCGTTATTGCTTTTTCTGCTATCAATAATAATGATAAAGTTGGATTGTTGTTTTTTAGCGATCAAACTGAACTGTATATCGCTCCACAAAAAGGAAAAAAACATATATTACGATTGATTAGAGAATTGTTAGATTATCAACCTAAAAGTGGACAAACCAATATTGCTAAAACACTTGAAGGTTTTAACAACAAAATGCGTAAAAAAAGTATTGTTTTTATTTTGTCTGATTTCTTGTTGGATGATTATTTTGATAGCTTGTCGCACTTAGCAAAAAAACACGATGTAGTAGGCATTAAAGTCTATGATCAATTAGATGAAGCAATACCAAATATAGGTTTGTTACAAGTACACGATGTAGAAAGCGGACACGAAGTGTGGTTAGACACCAACAATAAAACAATGTTGAACGAATATAAAGATAAAGCCAATGCGTATCAAACATACTTTGAACAAAGTTTTGGAAAAGCTGGTGCAGATAAAATAGAAATTAAAACAGGCGAGCCATATATTTACAAACTCATGAAATTTTTTAAAGGTAGATGA
- a CDS encoding VWA domain-containing protein: protein MPKIFPYEFAHPQYFYLLILLPLLVYWYYFRKSNYYPSFNVSHDVVAKKYTTLKIKLFKFLPILRIVAFIFIVVALARPQSEMSNSEINTEGIDIVLALDISSSMNARDFKPDRLEAAKSVAMQFIKDRPNDRIGLVVFAGESFTQCPITIDHQILLNLFKDIKNGMVEDGTAIGMGLATAVARLKESKSKTKIVILMTDGVNNTGYIDPESAIKIAKSFNIRVYTIGIGKNGTAPYPVVDQNGNTYFQNMPVEIDTKLLQRIANQTGGVYFRATGNAKLENIYQQIDQLEKSKIKIANYHQKKERFHVFALIALLILLTEIILRNTYLKSVVY from the coding sequence ATGCCTAAAATTTTTCCATACGAATTTGCTCATCCTCAATATTTTTATTTATTGATACTATTGCCATTGTTAGTGTATTGGTATTACTTTAGAAAAAGCAATTACTATCCAAGTTTTAATGTATCTCACGATGTTGTTGCCAAAAAATATACTACATTAAAAATAAAACTATTTAAATTTTTACCTATATTAAGAATTGTAGCATTTATTTTTATAGTTGTAGCATTGGCTCGTCCACAATCAGAAATGTCTAATAGCGAAATCAATACAGAAGGAATTGATATTGTATTGGCTTTAGATATTTCGAGCAGTATGAACGCAAGAGATTTTAAACCAGATCGTTTAGAAGCTGCAAAAAGCGTAGCCATGCAGTTTATAAAAGATAGACCAAACGACAGAATTGGCTTAGTGGTTTTTGCTGGAGAAAGTTTTACACAGTGTCCTATAACTATCGACCATCAAATTTTATTGAACTTGTTTAAAGATATTAAAAACGGAATGGTAGAAGATGGTACTGCAATCGGAATGGGTTTGGCTACTGCTGTCGCTCGATTAAAAGAAAGCAAGTCTAAAACTAAAATCGTTATTTTAATGACCGATGGTGTGAACAACACTGGTTACATCGATCCTGAAAGTGCTATAAAAATTGCTAAGAGTTTTAATATTCGTGTCTATACTATTGGTATTGGAAAAAATGGAACTGCACCATATCCAGTAGTTGACCAAAATGGAAATACTTACTTTCAAAATATGCCTGTAGAAATTGATACTAAGTTACTACAACGAATTGCTAATCAAACTGGTGGTGTTTATTTTAGAGCTACAGGAAATGCCAAGTTAGAAAACATCTATCAGCAAATAGACCAATTAGAAAAATCTAAAATTAAAATTGCTAATTATCATCAAAAGAAAGAACGCTTTCATGTATTTGCGCTTATAGCACTTTTAATTTTATTAACAGAAATAATATTGCGAAACACTTATCTTAAAAGCGTCGTTTACTAA